The following are encoded in a window of Aerococcus sanguinicola genomic DNA:
- the citD gene encoding citrate lyase acyl carrier protein — translation MELQDKAQAGTIESSDVRVTVEPATSRQIQVDSTVYAQFGEAIEATIEEVLDQLEVDGVKLYADDHGALDCTIRSRVQTAIFRSINQTEGLPWGTKL, via the coding sequence ATGGAATTACAAGATAAGGCTCAGGCAGGAACCATCGAGTCGAGCGATGTTCGGGTCACGGTTGAACCTGCTACAAGCCGTCAAATTCAAGTGGACTCAACCGTCTATGCCCAATTTGGAGAAGCTATTGAGGCGACCATTGAAGAGGTTTTAGACCAATTAGAAGTGGACGGGGTTAAGCTCTATGCCGATGACCATGGAGCTCTAGATTGTACCATCCGTTCGCGCGTACAGACAGCAATTTTTAGATCAATCAATCAAACAGAAGGTTTACCATGGGGGACGAAGCTATGA
- a CDS encoding oxaloacetate decarboxylase subunit alpha, giving the protein MKKSIKIVETVLRDGHQSLAATRMRTEQMLPILEEMDQAGYYALECWGGATFDACLRYLNEDPWERLRQIRSVVKNTKLLMLLRGQNLLGYHNYPDDVVDAFIQKAVENGIDIFRIFDALNDVRNLETAIRAVKKYGAHAQGTLCYTISEVHTDAYYFNLVDQLLDLGVDSICLKDMAGILTPARAYSLVTGIKARTDLPVDIHTHATAGISEMTYLKAVEAGADIIDTAISPFSGGTSQPATESLHISLDELGYDDGLDTPLLEKIADYFAPIRDEFLEEGTINPKVMQTEPRALLYQVPGGMLSNLLSQLTEAGQEDKYDAVLKEVPRVREDLGFPPLVTPLSQMVGTQAVMNVLTGERYKMVPKEIKDYVKGLYGKSPAPIASDIRQQIIGQEEVLEGRPADRLDPGLEAARQESQDFAQSEEDVLSYVAFPAQAEHFLRKRQDPWYDVPVQNVSIEM; this is encoded by the coding sequence ATGAAGAAATCAATTAAAATTGTCGAAACAGTTCTCCGGGATGGGCACCAGTCGCTAGCCGCTACGCGCATGCGAACAGAGCAGATGCTGCCTATCCTCGAGGAGATGGACCAAGCCGGTTACTATGCCCTGGAATGCTGGGGCGGGGCGACTTTTGATGCCTGCCTGCGCTATCTCAATGAGGATCCCTGGGAACGCTTACGCCAGATTCGCTCAGTGGTAAAAAACACTAAATTACTGATGCTCTTAAGGGGACAAAACCTCTTAGGCTACCACAACTACCCGGATGATGTGGTCGACGCCTTCATCCAAAAGGCTGTTGAGAATGGGATCGATATCTTCCGTATTTTCGACGCCTTGAATGATGTGCGGAACTTGGAAACGGCCATTCGTGCGGTGAAGAAGTACGGGGCCCATGCCCAGGGTACCCTTTGTTATACCATTTCGGAAGTGCATACCGATGCTTATTATTTCAACTTAGTGGACCAATTGCTAGACCTGGGTGTCGATTCCATCTGTCTCAAGGACATGGCGGGAATCTTAACCCCGGCTCGTGCCTATAGCCTAGTGACAGGAATCAAGGCGCGGACGGACTTGCCCGTAGATATCCACACCCATGCGACCGCTGGCATTTCAGAAATGACTTATCTTAAAGCTGTCGAAGCAGGGGCAGATATCATCGATACCGCCATTTCACCTTTCTCAGGGGGAACCAGCCAACCAGCCACAGAAAGTCTGCACATTAGCCTAGACGAGCTCGGCTATGACGATGGTCTAGATACGCCACTTTTAGAAAAGATTGCCGATTATTTTGCGCCAATCCGGGATGAATTCCTGGAAGAAGGGACGATCAATCCGAAGGTGATGCAGACAGAACCGCGTGCCTTGCTCTACCAAGTACCGGGCGGGATGCTGTCCAATCTCTTGTCTCAGCTAACAGAAGCTGGTCAGGAAGATAAGTATGATGCAGTCCTCAAAGAGGTGCCGCGGGTTAGAGAAGACCTCGGTTTCCCACCCTTGGTAACACCGCTTTCGCAAATGGTCGGCACCCAGGCTGTGATGAATGTCCTAACCGGGGAACGCTATAAGATGGTCCCCAAGGAAATTAAGGACTATGTGAAGGGACTCTACGGGAAGTCACCGGCTCCAATTGCTTCTGACATCCGCCAGCAAATTATTGGCCAGGAAGAGGTCCTTGAAGGCCGGCCAGCAGACCGCTTGGATCCAGGACTTGAGGCTGCTCGCCAGGAAAGTCAAGACTTTGCTCAGAGCGAAGAAGATGTGCTCAGCTATGTCGCATTCCCCGCCCAGGCGGAGCATTTCTTGAGGAAGCGTCAGGACCCTTGGTATGATGTCCCAGTACAAAATGTTAGCATAGAAATGTAA
- the citX gene encoding citrate lyase holo-[acyl-carrier protein] synthase has translation MTIDTVKKLSQALQTGPLCNLEDALDSREARASLQEAWLNQAPVGATLIALKLNMPGPYKRSPLSDQVFDLAKSDLQDYCRETFAGAVVKEGGRSSLAGREYFILVDQAASEVKSCLVELEEETDLGRLMDIDCLYMDEAGQQESLSRVQVGLPKRKCFVCQRDAKLCARSRQHDFDTIYQAIAKMIVEDGRIQDEEIN, from the coding sequence ATGACTATTGATACTGTGAAAAAACTTAGCCAAGCCTTGCAAACAGGCCCGCTCTGTAACTTAGAGGATGCCCTGGATAGCCGCGAAGCTCGGGCTAGTCTCCAGGAAGCTTGGTTAAATCAGGCGCCAGTTGGAGCGACTTTAATTGCTCTCAAGCTGAATATGCCGGGCCCCTATAAGCGCAGCCCGCTCAGCGACCAAGTCTTTGACCTGGCCAAGTCCGACCTTCAAGATTATTGCCGGGAGACCTTCGCCGGGGCAGTGGTGAAGGAGGGGGGCCGCTCTAGTTTGGCTGGTAGGGAATACTTTATCTTAGTTGACCAAGCTGCGTCTGAAGTCAAATCATGCCTAGTCGAGCTAGAGGAAGAAACAGACCTTGGCCGCTTGATGGATATTGACTGTCTCTACATGGATGAAGCCGGCCAGCAAGAAAGTTTAAGCCGTGTTCAAGTGGGGCTGCCCAAGCGCAAGTGTTTTGTCTGCCAACGTGATGCTAAGCTTTGTGCACGGAGCCGCCAGCATGATTTTGACACGATTTACCAGGCTATTGCTAAGATGATTGTAGAGGATGGGAGAATACAAGATGAAGAAATCAATTAA